The Gemmatimonadota bacterium genomic interval AGGGGACCCTCACTTCGAGGGCATGCGCCATGCTCAACTTGTCCGCCTTGACCAAGAGCGAGTCGGGCATCGTCATACAGGTGTCCACGTAGATCTCCGCGGCGACTTCGTCATCCACCTCCGCTCCTTCGAGGATCCTCCGGACCGGGGCGAAGGGCCTGTCCGTCACCTGGGCTTGTACCTCGCGGGTGAAGAGCGACTCCTGCACGCGGGGCGTAAGGAAGTATTGCCAACGCATGTGGCGCCCCTCCTCGGGAAGCAAGCTTCCTTCGATGAAGCGCTTGAGGAGGTTGATGGACCCCTTCTTCTGCGGGCGATCCGGGAGGAGGTCGACGGCCTTCGCGATCGCGCCTTCCCTCAGTACGCGCGGGAGCGTCTCGTAGATTCGGTTTAGCTTACTCGCGCGGAACCGGTCGTATCCGCAAAGCAACTCGTCCCCTCCTTCACCTGAGAGGCAGACGGTGACGTGCTCGCGGACTTTCTTGCACAGGAGGTAGAATGGGACGGCTGAGAGGTCGGTCATCGGCTCGTCCAGGTGATAACACGAGGCCTCGATGGTCTCGGGAGTCACCGGGTCGATCCGGATGACGTGATGCTGGGTCCCGAAATATTTCGCGACAAAGTCCGCATACTCGAGCTCGCTGTACGATCCGTCTTCATAATACAGGGAGAAAGTGTCGATCGGCACATCGGAGAGCCGACTCATCATCGCAACGATGGCGCTCGAGTCGAGCCCTCCGGAGAGAAAGACCCCGAGGGGCACATCGGAGACGAGCTGGCGCTCCACCGCGCGCTGCAGCGCCTCCCGAAGGAGCCGCTCATGCTCCCCGCGGTCGCGCGGGACCGCGCGGACGCGTAGGCGCCAGTAACGCTCAACCCTCGGCTCTTCTCCCGGAGCCCACGTGAGCGAATGGCCTGGCGCAAGGCGGCGCACCTGGCTGAAGATCGTTTCGGGTGAAGGGACGAATTCGTACCCCATGTACTTGTGGAGCGCGGCGAGGTCGAGCGAACGATCCACTTCGGGGCATTGGAGCAGCCCCTTGAGCTCCGACGCAAAAATGATGCGGCTCTCGGGCCCGGGAAGGACTGCGTAATACAGCGGCTTCACGCCGATCTGGTCCCGCGCCAAAAAGAGCTTCCGGCGCCTTACGTCCCAAACCGCGAACGCGAACATCCCGTTGAAGCGCTCGACGCAGCTCGGGCCCCAGGCGGACCACCCGTGCACGATTACTTCGGTATCGGCATCGCTCTGGAAGTCGTACCCGAGCCCCCGCAGCTCCCGGCGGAGTTCCGCGAAGTTGTAGATCTCTCCGTTGTAAACGACCCAGACGGACCGGTCGGCATTCGTCATCGGCTGGCGTCCGCGCTCGCTCAGGTCGAGGACGCTGAGGCGACGGTGACCCAAAGACACCGTCTCGTCCGCGAAGACCCCATCCTGATCCGGACCTCGGTGCGCCTGGACCCGGGCCATTCTCTCGACTAACCGAGGGTCGTGCCAGGTGATGCCCGCGATTCCGCACATGGGTCAGTTAGGCCCTCCGGTGGTCCCGGCGGGCTCCCCGACCAGCCCCCGCCATAGCTCCCCGAGCTCGGAAGGCCGAACGAAGCCCACCCCGGCGAGCCCGGCCGCGGCCGCGGCCATGGCGACGAGGGCGGCGAACGGGCCCTCGAGTCCCGTCAGGCCGAGCGCGAGCGCGGCGACGCCCGCGGCCACGCACACGCCGAGCACGCGTTTCGCGAGTGTCACCCTGAGTCGCGGTTCGCCCAGACCCCACAGATAGAGGAGGAGAAGAAATCCCTCCGCGGCCACGACCGTTCCCGCCGCGCCCGCGGCGCCGAAGGAGGGAATCAATAGGAGGTGCCCGATCCCCGCCCCCGCAGTCGCCACCGCGAGCGCCCCCGTCCTCCAGGCATGCCGATCCCGCGTCGTGAGGACGGTCTGAAAGGCCACGAGGATGAACTTGAGGGCAAAGCTCACGCTCAAGATGCGCAGGACCACGGTCGCGCCGGCGTATTCCGGCCCGAACACGACCCCGATTAACCACTCCGCGCTCGGGTAACAGGCGACGGCGAGGAGGAGCCCCGCCGCAGCGCTCAGTCGCACGAAACCGTCCGCGGAGCGCCGGTAGATCTCGTCGTTCCCATGGCTTTGTTGGAAGAGTTGAGGCGACACGACGCGAGCCCCGAGAATCGGCACTTTCGCGGCCAGGTCGAGGAGCTTATAGGCGGCAGCGTAGACCCCGACCTGCGGCATCGTGGCAAGAACCGACAAGAGGATGAGATCAATCCGGTAGAAGATCTGCCCGAGGAGGCCAGTCAATCCGTAAAGATAGCTCTTCCGCAGGATGGCCGGGGCTCCCGCAAGTCGCACCTTGGGGCGCTCGGCGCGCCAGGTCAGCAGGCCCCAAAATCCGGTCACGAAGATTCCGCCGACGACGTATCCGACCCCCACTCCGAAAAGCCCGGAGCCGAGCCCGATGGCGGCGAGCACACACCCCGCAATAGCCACGGGGGTCCCGCCCTGGAAGAACCCGTTGACCACCATGCGCTCCCTCGCGGCATACACGGCCGAGAGAGAGTCCTGCATGGCGAGAGCGAGGAAGTAGAAAAAGAAGATCAGGTAAAACGAGACCGCCCGGTCGTCGTATCCGAAGGCTGCGAGACCCCACGCCGCGAGCGGATAGAGGACCGCGAAACCGAGGAGCTTCAACACCACGGTCGTACCCAGGAGCTCTGGAATGCTCTTGGAGTCCCGAGACCCCGACTCGATGAGCTGCCAGCTCATCCCGAGATCCACGACGAAGAGGCTGGTCAGCCCGAGCGCGTAAACGGACGAAAAGACGCCGTATTCCTCGCTCCCGAACTCGCGGGCGACGATGACCTCGATCGTGATGAAGGCTACCTGGGCAACGACACCGCCCACGGCGAGGGCGACGGCGTTCGAGGCCATCCGTCTCAGCATCGTGCCCCCGCGCTTATCGGCGGACGAAGATGATCCGGGCCGGATTACCCTGGACGATCGCGTTGTCGGGGACCTTTCCGGACACCACCGAGTTCGCGCTGACGATGACCCCCTTCCCGACCTCCGCCCCGTCGAGGATCACGACATTGGACCCGATCCAGACGTTGGACCCGATTCGGATTCCCTTGGACGGTTGCCCCTGCAGCCGCATCGGCACTTGGATGTCCGAGTAACCGTAGTTGCTCGCAGTGATGGAACAGCCCGGTCCGATCAAGCAGTCATCTCCGATCTCGAGACCCGAGATTCCTGCAGAGATGAAGCAATTCGTAGCCACATGAACGTCGCGCCCAATAGAAATTGGTCCATCGCTCGCCTTCACCTTGGAGAACGAGCCGATCCGGGTTCCCCGCCCCATTCTGAGATTCCCGGTCAGGTCCACTTCGGCTTTGGCGCTCACGAGTGCGCGATCCCTCAGGTAATAGTAGAGGGTTAGGACCGGCCCGAAGACCAGGAACCGTCGGATGAAAGTCCCAGCCTTCATCACCGGCGCCCGGCAACGATCCGCGCGAGCGCGGCAAAGCTGTCCACCCCCTGGATCTCGTCCATGCTGAGCCGGAGGCCGAAGGTCTCCTCGACTGCCGACATGATCTTGAGGTGGCTCAGCGAATCCCAACGGTCGCCGAGCCCCGGTCCGAGATCGTCCCGCACCTCGGACGGATCAAGGTCAAGGATGTCTGCGACGATCGAGCGCAACTCGGGGTTCACATCACCTCGTCGTGGATTCGGATGTGGGGGCAGGGGATCTCGGTGGCGCTCGAGGTTTCGAGCGCATACCGACGGATCCCGTCGTCTTCTTCGGACACGAGCGTGAAGCCCTGGTCCGCAAGGAAGCTCACCGCCGGGGCGTTTCGGGCGGTCGGAACGAAGGTCGCCGTGATGCGGTCCACGCGGGGTCCGTAACGTCCTTTCAGACGGTTCATCAGGGCGGTCTCGGCGCCCCTTCCCAAAGCTCGGCAGCTCATCAGAAAGTTCTCGAGGTCGGCGGCCGCACCCTCGCGGCGAACGAGATGCATGGCGATCACTCCCATGTCTCCGAAGCGATCCTTCAGCCGCGCGATGGTCAGGTCGTAGTTCCCGTCCTCGACGAATCGTTCGAGCTCGGCCGGCGTGTATCGGCGTGTCGTGAGATTGAACTGGTTCGTTTTGGTGACGAGCTGGTGCACGCGGGCGAGATCGTCGCCGGTGGCGGGACGGACGAAGATCTCGGTCTCCAGTGCCGCGAGGAACACCCCCATGTCCGTGGCGCCGCGTTCGAAGCTGAGCCTCCGGCTCTGCTGGACGTACTGCGCCGTCTTGGCCCGGTCGTCCGTGGTGATGTCGAGACGGTCGAAGAGCGCCGACTTGCGGAGGGCCATCGCGTATCCGGCCGGGTCCGCCGGGAGCTCGATGACGGCAACCTCCGGGAGGGCTCCACGGACCATAGTACGTTCCGCGGGATTGTCGTCGACGAATGCCAGGGCGTCCGTCCCGATGTTGAGCTCCGCGGCGAGCGCGACGAGATTCGCCGGCTTCTGATTCCAGTTGATCCGCTCGGCAACGAAATCCTCGCGCCGGAGGGGCATCTCCGGGTGGGCGGCGAAGGCGGCGTCCACGTCCGCGACGTTGTTTTTGCTGCAGAGGGCGAGCATGACCCCCCTTCCCTGGAGCCCCTTGAGCGCTCGCTGGAAGTCGGCGAAGGCCTCTCCCGCCGCCGAGCTCGGTCCGATCTGGAGCCCATGCGGGCCATCTTCTCCGACGATTCCCCCCCACAATGTGTTGTCGAGATCCACGACCAGGCACTTCCGCGCCGCGCCGCGGAGCGCCCCCTCGTATCGGAGGATCTCCTCGGCCACGCGGCCGGTGAATCCTTCCCGCCAGGGAACCTTTGCGACGTGGTAGAGACGGTCGTCGAGGGCACGCTCGGATCCGTACGCGGCGACCAACCGGTCCAAGTCGAGGATTCGCACCCGCCGCTCCGTTCGGTATCTCCGTTGGAGCTCGAGGTTGATCTCGAGGTAAAATTCTCCCTCGCCGAGCTCCTGCCCCGAATCCGCCGGGCCGAAGGCGGCCTCGAGCGGACGCGGAAAGTTCGCGACAAGGAGGAGCGCCTGGGTGGCCCCGAGGGCCGCACGAACCCAGTCGTCCACCTGTCCGAGGATCTTCTCCCGCTCGGAGGTCCGCCGCGTCAGGTCGAGCGAGGCGAACGCACCATGCACCTCTGGAGAGAGCGCTCGCATCGTAAGGCTTAGGAATACGAGCCCCGGCTGAAACTGGCCGAAACCGGACCCTTCGTCCAGGACGGCCTGGATATACTGACCAAACGGCCCAGTCCAGGCGCTCGCGTTCACTCCGCGAATCGCGGCGTGCACGGGAATTCGCACCGCGAGAGGCTCTAGCGTGTGGTTACCTAGAACGGCCACCCGTGTGGGCGCCCCACCCATCGGATGGCGCCGTAGGGCCCGCGATACCAGCTCCACGTCGCGCGAGGTGAGCGCCGTGGCGTCGAGGCTTCCTACGAGGGCGTGGAGCGAAACCGCGCTTTCAGCTGCCCGGATCTCCGACAGCGCTTCGGGTCTCACGCCCGGACCTGCTCCGCGGGAATGTACCCATGGGTGCGGTACCACTTCCCGGTCTCGCGGAGCCCCTCATCAATGCCGACTCGGGGCTCGTACCCCAGGTCGCGCCGCGCGCGATCGATGCGGAAGGCGCGAACCTGGCGGAACCAATCCACGCGCCGCGGAAAAATCGGGGGCTCGATTCCGAAGGGCTTGCAGATTTTTTCGCAGAGATGGCCGAGGACGATCAGCGGGAGAATGGGAAATCTGGGGACGCGGACCGCGACCCCGATCGAGTGGCCCACCCGCTTCACGAGCTCATCAATCGGGAAGTACTCGGCATCCGCGATGATGTACGCCTTCCCGGCTCCCGCCCCCGGCGCCATTGCCAAAACAAAGGCGTCTACCAGGTTGTCGATGTAAACGGGGTGGTAGTAAGTCGTCCCGGACCCGAACATCGGAAAGAAGCCCTTCGCGGCCCGCTTGTAGATCATGACGAAACGGCCGGGGTCGCCCGGGCCGTAAATCGCGGTCGGACGCAGGATCGTGAATTCGATCCCTCCGACCGCGAGGCGGCGCACCTCGAGCTCGCCCTCGTATTTCGTCTTCTGGTAGAAGTCGGCGGGCGCGATGGGGGAGTTCTCGTCCCCCGGAGGAGACTCTATGTGCCCATGCACCCCCTGCGTGCTGCAATATACGAGCTTCCGGGCTCCCGCGGCGATCGCCTCTTCGACGACGACCTGCGTCCCGAAGACGTTGACCTCGCGGTAGAGGGCGTCGGGAACACCGACCTCGCGAAACGCCGCGGCGAGATGGTGGACGACTTCCGCGCCCCGAACGCAGTCGCGGACCATGTCTCGATCCGCCACGGTTCCGTACACGACTCTCGCGCCGGCCGCCCTCAGCTCCGCGTCCATCAGCCCTGGCTGCTTGTCGAGAACTGTGACCTCATGCCCGTCAGCCAACAACCTTCGGACCAGGGCAGCACCCGTGAACCCCGTCCCCCCCGTCACGCAGACCTTCATCCAGACCCCTGAGTCGAATTGCCCTGATCCGTCCCGCGCACGCACCCGCACGCGGTATGGCAGCGCTGCAAGAATCACGCCCTTGAGCTCAACAGGTTCGGATGAGCATGGGAGCGGACTTCACCGCGTCTGACGCGGGAATCGACCGACTAGGCAATGTGGAAGTGTTGCGCCGATTCGGCACCCCAAGAAGGGACTCCACGGGGTAGCCGGTGGGCGATCCAGGTGCCGCTCGCCTGGGCGCTTCGCGGAAGGACGGACCCGGTGACTCGATTATCCTGTGCAGGGGGCCGGCCCCCTGCGGCTCACCTCCCTGCCAACACAGGCGAGTGGACCGGCCGCTCTGCTCGGGATGCGGAGAAACGGCCGAGATAACTCGCGATGCGTTCTCGGATCTCTTCGAGAGACGTTACCCGAAACAACTCCTGCCTGAGCTCTCGGCCCCCGGGAAGCCCCTTCGTGTACCATCCCAGGTGTTTCCGAAACTCGAGGATGGCCTTCTCAGGCGCCCCCCCGAAGTCGATGGCGTTTTGCGCATGTTCGAGGCAGATGCCGAACCGTTCCTCGATGCCGGGATCCGGAGGGACGGGCTCACCCGACAGGGCCGCCCGGGCCTGGCGGAAAATCCAGGGATCCCCATGGGACCCACGCGCGATCATGATCCCGTCGCACCCGGTTTCGTCGCGCATCCGCGCGGCGTCTTCCCCAGTCCGAATGTCGCCGTTCCCGATGACCGGCACGGACACGCCCTCCTTGAGCCTGCGAATCTCGTCCCAGCGGGCTTTCCCCGAGTACATCTCCGCTCGGGTCCGGGGGTGAAGGGTGATCGCACGCGCCCCGGCGTCTTCACACACTCGACCGATCCGGACGGGATCCCGGGTTTGTTCGTCGAACCCGCTCCGAATCTTCACCGTCGTAGGAAGGGGGGTGGACTCCGTCACCGCCCGTACAACCTCAGACACGAGGCCGAGGTCCCGTAGGCACCCGGATCCTCCGTTCCGCTTGACGACCTTCTTCACCGGACAGCCGAAATTGATATCCACGAAGTCTGGCCCGAAGGCCTCGTACACGTGGGCCGCCGCCTCGGCCATCACGGCCGGATCGGCCCCGAATATCTGAACGCCGATCGGGTGCTCCGCCTCCGCGAATCGAAGGTGTTCGAGGCTGCGTTCGTTTCTCCGGCAAATCCCGTCGGCGCTCACGAACTCGCTCACGACCACGTCGGCCCCGAATCGGCGACAGAGGCGCCGGAAGGGGGACTCGCTCACCCCGGCCTGGGGGGCGAGGTAGAGCGGCGTCTCCATGTTAGTCAGATGCTGGAGGACGTTGACGGCCATACACATAAGGTACTCCTCAGGGATCCGGTCGAGAAGCGTGAAGTCGAGGCGTCTCTTCGCGACGGCGTGGCTTTGACTTCGCCTCGGGCATCCTGTAAGGTTCGAGGCTCAAGTGATTCCAGGTGTGACAGTGAGGCCCGTTTGGCGGGACGCCCTTTCGGGGGCCCCCGGCCTTGGAGATGATAGAATGAAGCTACGGGAGTTCTTCACGCTCAGCGCCGTCAAGCTCGGGCTGGAGGCGAAGAGCAAAGACGATGCCCTGAAGGAGCTCATCGGGCTCCTCGGACTCGATGACAAGTCGCAGGCCATCCTCTTCAAGACTCTCAAACGGAGGGAGAATCTCGGCTCCACGGGGATCGGCAAGGGAATCGCGATCCCGCACTGCCGGTCTCTCGTAGTGAGTACACTCCGACTCGCTTACGGGAGGAAGCCGGGAGGGATGGACTTCAACTCGATCGATGAGGAGCCGGTCCATCACTTCTTCTTGATCGTGGCTCCCCCCCTCGAGGTATCGAACCAGTACCTTCCGGTCCTCGGAAAGATCGCTCAGTTCGCTAAGGACCCGGACGTTCCGCGGCGACTTTCCGCAATCTCCGACCCGGAAGACTTCCTTCGCCTCTTGGAAGAACGGGCTCCCTGACGGTTTCAGAGGGAAAAGCCGCGGGAGGCAGGTCGAAAGACTTGAGAGGCGACCCCGACCGAGGTGGCCGGACTTCGGAAACCACGGAGGGAGAGAGTGAAGCGGGGTGCGCGATTGCGGGGCACCGCCAGGTCCAAGGCGGCCCGCCTTATCCGCCGCTGATGAACACGCGACGGCTCTCCGAGCGGCCGTTTACGGTCAACTCTACGATGTAGCTCCCCCAGGCCACCGGAATCCCCGAGGAATCGCGGCCGTCCCAAAATGCCTCAAAACGACCCGGAGCGACGTACTCCAAGTCCAGAACTGGTGTCCCGTCTCCCGCCGGGTGATTCAGCGCCGTGGGGGAGCCCACGTGCTGCAGAAGGATGTCAAATATCCGGATCGTGACCACGACCGGACGGCCTTCCGCGAACAGCACCTCGAAGAGCTCGAAGGGAATCCGGGTTTCCGTGGTGAACGGATTCGGATAGTTGCTTCCGAGCCGAAACCCCGACGCGGGGATCTCCGGAGGCCCGACGGTCGCCCCTCCCACTTGTGCCGCGATGGAGTCCGGGAGGGACAGGGTGGAGAGCAGGACGATCAGGACGCCAACGGCGTGCCTCATCCTCACCTCCGTGAAGCTGTAGCAGTGGGGAAATAGCCCTCCCGGGTACATGCCCGAACACGCATCGAACGTCTTCAACAATGGACACCGCTCCTAGCGGGCGTCAAGCCAAATCGGCAAGGGACCTACGTCGCTGGCCTGTGTGCACGGGCGTCACTCCCCCACGGTCGCCGGATCCAGGAGCGGACGGAGCATTGCGACGGAACGAAAAGTCCGCCCTGGGGCGAGATGATGGAGGGCGAAATCCTCCAGCAGCGCCAGATGCGCACGACTCCCCTGAAGCGCCGATGGAGGTGCTCCGCGAACGAAGGTGGCGAGGTCTCTCCGCGCCGTCTTTCCAACCCGGGGGAGAGGTGACCCCTCCGAGCAGCCCGGGCAACGCAGGCCTCCCGCCGCGGCATCGAATCGGTCGAACAGACCGTCGTCGGCCCCCCCGAGGTCTTTTCCACAACCGGCACAGTGGTCCAGGTCAGGCGCGAAGCCGAGGAGCGACAACGTCCTCCATCCCCCGGCCAGGATCCACCCGGCCAACTCACTTTCAGGAGCTGTCCCAAGGTGGATCAGGACCGATCGGATCCAGGCATAAAGCGGCGGATCTCCCTCTTGTAACGCATGGGCCAGGAGAAGTTCCACGAGCAGGGATGCTCCAAGAAACCGTCG includes:
- the asnB gene encoding asparagine synthase (glutamine-hydrolyzing), with the translated sequence MCGIAGITWHDPRLVERMARVQAHRGPDQDGVFADETVSLGHRRLSVLDLSERGRQPMTNADRSVWVVYNGEIYNFAELRRELRGLGYDFQSDADTEVIVHGWSAWGPSCVERFNGMFAFAVWDVRRRKLFLARDQIGVKPLYYAVLPGPESRIIFASELKGLLQCPEVDRSLDLAALHKYMGYEFVPSPETIFSQVRRLAPGHSLTWAPGEEPRVERYWRLRVRAVPRDRGEHERLLREALQRAVERQLVSDVPLGVFLSGGLDSSAIVAMMSRLSDVPIDTFSLYYEDGSYSELEYADFVAKYFGTQHHVIRIDPVTPETIEASCYHLDEPMTDLSAVPFYLLCKKVREHVTVCLSGEGGDELLCGYDRFRASKLNRIYETLPRVLREGAIAKAVDLLPDRPQKKGSINLLKRFIEGSLLPEEGRHMRWQYFLTPRVQESLFTREVQAQVTDRPFAPVRRILEGAEVDDEVAAEIYVDTCMTMPDSLLVKADKLSMAHALEVRVPFLDHEFAELCCTIPSDLKLEGFRTKSIFRSAMRGILPDEIRGRGKQGYSLPIKNWIRGELREFMEDTFASSTLIGECFDRAFVRILLQEHMERRANHSHVLWAILNLLVWHRLFAAPPAENPGRTLTGTSTG
- a CDS encoding HAD-IIIC family phosphatase, giving the protein MRPEALSEIRAAESAVSLHALVGSLDATALTSRDVELVSRALRRHPMGGAPTRVAVLGNHTLEPLAVRIPVHAAIRGVNASAWTGPFGQYIQAVLDEGSGFGQFQPGLVFLSLTMRALSPEVHGAFASLDLTRRTSEREKILGQVDDWVRAALGATQALLLVANFPRPLEAAFGPADSGQELGEGEFYLEINLELQRRYRTERRVRILDLDRLVAAYGSERALDDRLYHVAKVPWREGFTGRVAEEILRYEGALRGAARKCLVVDLDNTLWGGIVGEDGPHGLQIGPSSAAGEAFADFQRALKGLQGRGVMLALCSKNNVADVDAAFAAHPEMPLRREDFVAERINWNQKPANLVALAAELNIGTDALAFVDDNPAERTMVRGALPEVAVIELPADPAGYAMALRKSALFDRLDITTDDRAKTAQYVQQSRRLSFERGATDMGVFLAALETEIFVRPATGDDLARVHQLVTKTNQFNLTTRRYTPAELERFVEDGNYDLTIARLKDRFGDMGVIAMHLVRREGAAADLENFLMSCRALGRGAETALMNRLKGRYGPRVDRITATFVPTARNAPAVSFLADQGFTLVSEEDDGIRRYALETSSATEIPCPHIRIHDEVM
- a CDS encoding NAD-dependent epimerase/dehydratase family protein, whose protein sequence is MKVCVTGGTGFTGAALVRRLLADGHEVTVLDKQPGLMDAELRAAGARVVYGTVADRDMVRDCVRGAEVVHHLAAAFREVGVPDALYREVNVFGTQVVVEEAIAAGARKLVYCSTQGVHGHIESPPGDENSPIAPADFYQKTKYEGELEVRRLAVGGIEFTILRPTAIYGPGDPGRFVMIYKRAAKGFFPMFGSGTTYYHPVYIDNLVDAFVLAMAPGAGAGKAYIIADAEYFPIDELVKRVGHSIGVAVRVPRFPILPLIVLGHLCEKICKPFGIEPPIFPRRVDWFRQVRAFRIDRARRDLGYEPRVGIDEGLRETGKWYRTHGYIPAEQVRA
- a CDS encoding acyl carrier protein, with translation MNPELRSIVADILDLDPSEVRDDLGPGLGDRWDSLSHLKIMSAVEETFGLRLSMDEIQGVDSFAALARIVAGRR
- the dusB gene encoding tRNA dihydrouridine synthase DusB, producing the protein MAVNVLQHLTNMETPLYLAPQAGVSESPFRRLCRRFGADVVVSEFVSADGICRRNERSLEHLRFAEAEHPIGVQIFGADPAVMAEAAAHVYEAFGPDFVDINFGCPVKKVVKRNGGSGCLRDLGLVSEVVRAVTESTPLPTTVKIRSGFDEQTRDPVRIGRVCEDAGARAITLHPRTRAEMYSGKARWDEIRRLKEGVSVPVIGNGDIRTGEDAARMRDETGCDGIMIARGSHGDPWIFRQARAALSGEPVPPDPGIEERFGICLEHAQNAIDFGGAPEKAILEFRKHLGWYTKGLPGGRELRQELFRVTSLEEIRERIASYLGRFSASRAERPVHSPVLAGR
- a CDS encoding acyltransferase, producing MKAGTFIRRFLVFGPVLTLYYYLRDRALVSAKAEVDLTGNLRMGRGTRIGSFSKVKASDGPISIGRDVHVATNCFISAGISGLEIGDDCLIGPGCSITASNYGYSDIQVPMRLQGQPSKGIRIGSNVWIGSNVVILDGAEVGKGVIVSANSVVSGKVPDNAIVQGNPARIIFVRR
- a CDS encoding PTS sugar transporter subunit IIA, yielding MKLREFFTLSAVKLGLEAKSKDDALKELIGLLGLDDKSQAILFKTLKRRENLGSTGIGKGIAIPHCRSLVVSTLRLAYGRKPGGMDFNSIDEEPVHHFFLIVAPPLEVSNQYLPVLGKIAQFAKDPDVPRRLSAISDPEDFLRLLEERAP
- the recO gene encoding DNA repair protein RecO; its protein translation is MRLVTTPGILLRSHPYSESSRILRFLTPDFGVVALIGKGIARRGASSGGLPDTFGEGLLTFSHRPDRELHTLRDFHKTTGATSLGRDLRRFLGASLLVELLLAHALQEGDPPLYAWIRSVLIHLGTAPESELAGWILAGGWRTLSLLGFAPDLDHCAGCGKDLGGADDGLFDRFDAAAGGLRCPGCSEGSPLPRVGKTARRDLATFVRGAPPSALQGSRAHLALLEDFALHHLAPGRTFRSVAMLRPLLDPATVGE
- a CDS encoding oligosaccharide flippase family protein; its protein translation is MLRRMASNAVALAVGGVVAQVAFITIEVIVAREFGSEEYGVFSSVYALGLTSLFVVDLGMSWQLIESGSRDSKSIPELLGTTVVLKLLGFAVLYPLAAWGLAAFGYDDRAVSFYLIFFFYFLALAMQDSLSAVYAARERMVVNGFFQGGTPVAIAGCVLAAIGLGSGLFGVGVGYVVGGIFVTGFWGLLTWRAERPKVRLAGAPAILRKSYLYGLTGLLGQIFYRIDLILLSVLATMPQVGVYAAAYKLLDLAAKVPILGARVVSPQLFQQSHGNDEIYRRSADGFVRLSAAAGLLLAVACYPSAEWLIGVVFGPEYAGATVVLRILSVSFALKFILVAFQTVLTTRDRHAWRTGALAVATAGAGIGHLLLIPSFGAAGAAGTVVAAEGFLLLLYLWGLGEPRLRVTLAKRVLGVCVAAGVAALALGLTGLEGPFAALVAMAAAAAGLAGVGFVRPSELGELWRGLVGEPAGTTGGPN